A genomic region of Colletotrichum destructivum chromosome 5, complete sequence contains the following coding sequences:
- a CDS encoding Putative Zinc finger C2H2-type — protein MASALISNPYAAQQSAHYGYVQPPQPPPSPPMDETSKCSLPSISNLLGLADQGSPTSETHPQIPQQGTDWTDCQQSGTNRISTINNARGLRLTLDTAPSHKSETRPNSSHYGGRSGLPPTPPMSSDASFDGYNSPSTRSVSQLSVVSQPQSSGNYYYESTPPLEADAHRHSMAPMVPRVPVQAPYAQQPFPHGYMSAHNPMAASYYPPMQPTPPPQAQMSGIYYQRPLPQQFPPMAPVPVGLGPAGSNPWQHHHYISPSSAASFPQSQDRYICQTCNKAFSRPSSLRIHSHSHTGEKPFKCPHSGCGKAFSVRSNMKRHERGCHNFESGGN, from the coding sequence ATGGCGAGCGCTTTAATATCGAACCCGTACGCCGCCCAGCAGAGCGCACACTACGGATACGTCCAACCGCCTCAACCTCCCCCCTCGCCACCCATGGACGAGACATCAAAGTGTTCTCTGCCCTCCATCTCAAAtctcctcggtctcgccgACCAGGGCTCGCCCACATCTGAGACTCACCCTCAAATCCCCCAACAAGGTACGGACTGGACGGACTGCCAACAAAGCGGAACCAACAGGATCAGCACCATCAACAACGCCCGTGGCCTCAGACTGACTCTCGACACAGCACCCTCCCACAAGTCCGAGACGAGACCAAACTCCTCGCACTATGGCGGCCGCAGCGGCCTCCCCCCGACGCCCCCCATGAGCTCTGACGCCTCCTTCGACGGCTACaactcgccctcgacgagatccgTCAGCCAGCTCTCCGTCGTCTCCCAACCCCAGAGCAGCGGCAACTACTACTACGAGTCGACGCCTCCTCTGGAAGCCGACGCCCACCGTCACAGCATGGCCCCGATGGTGCCCCGCGTGCCCGTCCAGGCGCCGTACGCCCAGCAGCCGTTCCCGCACGGGTACATGTCCGCCCACAACCCCATGGCGGCCTCCTACTACCCGCCCATGCAGCCCACGCCCCCTCCGCAGGCGCAGATGTCGGGCATCTACTACCAGCGTCCGTTGCCGCAGCAGTTCCCGCCGATGGCCCCCGTGcccgtcggcctcggccccgcGGGCTCCAACCCGTGgcagcaccaccactacatctcgccctcctcagcCGCCTCGTTCCCGCAGAGCCAAGACCGCTACATCTGCCAGACCTGCAACAAGGCCTTCTCCCGCCCGTCCTCCCTCCGCATCCACAGCCACTCCCATACGGGCGAGAAGCCCTTCAAGTGCCCGCACTCCGGCTGCGGCAAGGCCTTCAGCGTCCGCAGCAACATGAAACGCCACGAACGCGGGTGCCACAACTTTgagagcggcggcaactGA
- a CDS encoding Putative SGNH hydrolase superfamily, CtCE2-like domain-containing protein gives MLVIPSIATVLACVFAVKATILENGRPRVTDFIDTKVDLAAGDYKTYDADAEEISYKGRWDSKKISWWAAPGIKFGFTGQTVAVTFGDQTISSTLVAYRIAGLDWMHTNVTAGATHLFVSPETPGIELTGPVSPVTFEMRVTNWAYGVQIEQVHVASGEQLIKIPDYPRRVEFIGDSLSAGMYATYEAMAGFAYGVGAGLGNTEYSITAYPGICVADQNCWGNPRGQSHQWFYTSDTGGRAAEVWGGMCYAKAPEQQLDLASSNQSQHSYPTLQMLSGTGQLTAACADDPEPWDFSRNPAADLAVINLGTNDANAANSVSKATYVEHYKRLIQGIHGKWPNAQVIVMQMWQGFFQNGNTYDQNTDLRDEVYSVYEYFNSEEYLSSPTIWDAVTNTTRKACKPAKPFVHFFNTTGILQHNDIGGQWHPTDVGQIKVASHLIQYITLKLGWPLYATGPEVYHETLYWNDQSSY, from the exons ATGCTGGTTATCCCTTCCATAGCGACGGTGCTCGCTTGCGTCTTCGCCGTAAAGGCCACAATCCTGGAGAATGGTCGGCCCAGAGTGACAGACTTCATCGACACCAAGGTGGACCTGGCTGCTGGCGACTATAAGACTtatgatgccgatgccgaggagatATCATACAAGGGTCGATGGGACTCCAAAAAGATATCCTGGTGGGC GGCTCCGGGTATCAAATTCGGCTTCACCGGCCAGACCGTCGCGGTGACGTTTGGTGATCAAACCATCAGCAGCACTTTGGTGGCCTACAGAATCGCCGGTCTGGACTGGATGCACACCAACGTCACAGCCGGAGCGACTCACCTCTTTGTGAGCCCCGAAACCCCGGGCATCGAGCTTACCGGCCCCGTCAGCCCCGTGACTTTCGAGATGAGGGTGACAAACTGGGCTTACGGGGTCCAGATCGAACAGGTCCATGTTGCCTCTGGGGAACAGCTCATCAAGATTCCCGATTACCCGCGGCGGGTCGAGTTCATTGGCGATAGTCTGTCGGCAGGAATGTACGCCACGTAcgaggcgatggcgggtTTCGCTTACGGTGTCGGCGCTGGCCTGGGAAACACGGAATACTCGATCACGGCCTACCCAGGCATTTGCGTTGCCGACCAAAACTGTTGGGGCAACCCTAGGGGACAGTCTCACCAGTGGTTCTATACGTCGGACACTGGGGGACGGGCGGCCGAAGTATGGGGAGGTATGTGTTATGCGAAAGCACCGGAGCAACAGTTGGACCTTGCCTCTTCCAACCAAAGCCAACACTCTTATCCAACGCTGCAGATGCTTTCTGGGACCGGGCAGCTGACAGCGGCCTGCGCAGATGACCCCGAACCTTGGGACTTTTCCAGaaaccccgccgccgacctggccGTTATCAATCTCGGCACAAACGATGCCAACGCCGCAAACAGCGTCAGCAAAGCTACTTACGTGGAACACTACAAGCGGCTGATTCAAGGCATTCATGGCAAGTGGCCTAATGCTCAGGTCATAGTCATG CAAATGTGGCAAGGTTTCTTCCAGAACGGCAACACGTACGACCAAAACACGGATCTTAGGGACGAAGTCTACAGTGTTTACGAGTACTTCAACTCGGAAGAATATCTCAGCAGTCCAACGATATGGGACGCCGTTACCAATACGACCAGGAAGGCGTGCAAGCCGGCAAAGCCGTTCGTCCACTTCTTCAACACTACCGGCATCCTGCAACACAACGACATCGGAGGACAGTGGCATCCCACCGACGTCGGGCAGATCAAGGTTGCGAGCCACCTGATACAGTACATAACTCTGAAGCTTGGCTGGCCCTTGTACGCCACCGGACCCGA GGTCTACCATGAGACGCTATACTGGAACGACCAGTCCAGCTATTGA
- a CDS encoding Putative oxygen oxidoreductase covalent FAD-binding, D-arabinono-1,4-lactone oxidase has translation MDPAIAALLEKSAADGIPFRARANHAHHTWAKTFHSLPELYIQPESLAEIEKVVDLARRHRRRLVTVGCGHSPSHITCTSSWQLNLDHYARVLSVDASTGLAVVQSGIRLHALCDELDQRGLAMPNLGSINQQSIAGAISTGTHGSSLAHGLMSEDVVALKITLADGRTKSCSADENSALFRAALLSLGALGVITEITFRAVPAFTLRWTQTIDADRAMLDAWTKGALWTQSEFVRVWWFPYTRRAVTWKADKTDEEHVEPPRRNYDGPLGYYVYHNLLYLAQLVPRILPWVEWFVFGMQYGFRNGSTVSAVQPSREALLMNCLYSQYVNEWAILLHKGPEALRRLSSWLNHLGPDDPDYVPHDIPFSAARLFVHAPVEVRVSDTSSSDPRRRPYLDPTRPDGPTLYLNATLYRPYHADPPCRERYYEAFEWLMRDLGGRPHWAKNFVVSGGTVGALYGEDFARWRSVRDEADPEGMFIGPWHREKVLGEGPRLALEEVEVERAAAQGGGLRVAGLVGGPR, from the coding sequence ATGGACccggccatcgccgccctgctcgaaaagagcgccgccgacggcattCCCTTCCGCGCCCGCGCCAACCACGCCCACCACACTTGGGCCAAGACCTTCCACTCGCTGCCGGAACTCTACATCCAGCCCGAGtcgctcgccgagatcgaaaaggtcgtcgacctcgcccgcaggcaccgccgccgcctcgtcacTGTCGGCTGCGGCCACTCGCCCTCACACATCACCTGCACCTCGAGCTGGCAGCTCAACCTTGACCACTACGCTCGCGTTCTCTCCGTCGACGCCTCcaccggcctcgccgtcgtccagagCGGCATTCGCCTGCACGCCCTGtgcgacgagctcgaccagAGGGGTCTGGCCATGCCGAACCTCGGCAGCATCAACCAGCAgtccatcgccggcgccatctccACCGGCACCCACGGGAGCAGCCTCGCCCACGGCCTCATGtccgaggacgtcgtcgccctcaagATCACCCTGGCCGACGGCCGGACCAAATCCTGCTCCGCTGACGAGAACTCGGCGCTCTTCCGCGCCGCGCTGCTCTCCCTCGGCGCGCTGGGCGTCATCACCGAGATCACCTTCCGCGCCGTGCCGGCCTTCACGCTGCGGTGGACGCAGaccatcgacgccgaccgCGCGATGCTGGACGCGTGGACCAAGGGGGCCCTGTGGACGCAGAGCGAGTTCGTGCGCGTGTGGTGGTTCCCCTACACCCGCCGGGCGGTGACCTGGAAGGCGgacaagacggacgaggagcacGTCGAGCCGCCCCGGAGGAACTACGACGGCCCACTGGGCTACTACGTCTACCACAACCTGCTGTACCTCGCGCAGCTCGTCCCGCGGATCCTCCCGTGGGTTGAGTGGTTCGTCTTCGGCATGCAGTACGGCTTCCGCAACGGGTCGACCGTCTCCGCCGTCCAGCCCAGCCGCGAGGCGCTGCTGATGAACTGCCTCTACAGCCAGTACGTCAACGAGTGGGCCATCCTGCTGCACAAGGGCCCGGAGGCCCTCCGCCGTCTGTCGTCGTGGTTGAACCACCTCGGCCCGGACGACCCGGACTACGTCCCGCACGATATAcccttctcggccgccagGCTCTTCGTTCACGCGCCGGTCGAGGTGCGCGTGAGCGacacgtcgtcgtcggacccgcgccggcggccgtaTCTTGACCCGACGCGCCCCGACGGCCCCACGCTGTACCTCAACGCGACGCTCTACCGGCCGTACCACGCGGACCCGCCGTGCCGGGAGCGCTACTACGAGGCGTTCGAGTGGCTGATGAGAGACCTCGGCGGGCGGCCGCACTGGGCCAAGAACTTCGTCGTCAGCGGCGGGACGGTGGGGGCGCTGTACGGCGAGGACTTTGCGCGGTGGCGGTCCGTCAGGGACGAGGCGGATCCGGAGGGCATGTTTATCGGGCCGTGGCACCGCGAAAAGGTGCTCGGTGAGGGCCCGAGGCTCGCgctggaggaggtcgaggttgaGAGGGCCGCGGCGCAGGGGGGCGGGCTGAgggtcgccggcctcgtgggaGGGCCGCGGTGA
- a CDS encoding Putative THIF-type NAD/FAD binding, ubiquitin-activating enzyme, ThiF/MoeB/HesA family: protein MSSFFSRAASSPHAQLAATAVLSGATVACLILGYQAFERKERIEDLKKSIPSSSEEAAKLTQFGAASPPIDKEDARNQALARRAQAGDFDEELILEQLARNRVFLKDEGLLKLRNSFVIVVGCGGVGSHCTAALARSGVSRIRLIDFDQVTLSSLNRHAVATLADVGIPKVQCLYRRLIAIAPWAKYELKNQKFEKSAAEELLAPWAEDGQQPDYVVDAIDNIDTKVALLKYCHDNKIPVISSMGAGAKGDPTRVNVGDIGASTDDGLSRATRRKLKLQGVTGGIPVVYSTEVAGEGKAALLPLSEEEFKKGTVGDLSVLPTFRVRILPVLGTMPAVFGYVVANHVILSISGYPLDYVPAKNRDKLYTDIVAFVQGSETRIVHHRYGIEESRGLRIPISLGDAAFLAEELWKGRSAVTGLINRLVLVRWRRPEGPTKLRIGEGAEEQKWSNIRFRDLVCMTRDEALRHEKEYLKKDDTKLEDLYDAEVIARIEERLKEAVEVEKDRL from the exons ATGTCTTCATTCTTCTCCCGAGCGGCATCGAGTCCGCACGCACAACTCGCTGCCACGGCAGTCTTGTCTGGTGCGACGGTGGCATGTCTTATCCTTGGATACCAAGCATTTGAAAGAAAAGAGCGCATTGAGGACTTGAAGAAGTCCATCCCCTCGTCTTCTGAAGAAGCGGCAAAG CTCACCCAGTTCGGAGCCGCATCTCCCCCCATTGACAAGGAGGATGCACGCAACCAGGCTCTCGCGAGGAGGGCGCAAGCCGGCGACTTTGACGAGGAACTCATCCTGGAGCAGCTGGCCCGCAACAGGGTGTTTCTGAAGGACGAGGGCCTGCTGAAGCTCCGGAATTCattcgtcatcgtcgttggctgcggcggcgtcggctcACACtgcaccgccgccctcgcccgctccGGCGTCTCCAGAATCCGTCTCATCGACTTCGACCAGGTCACTCTCAGCTCGCTCAACcgccacgccgtcgccaccctcgccgacgtcggcatCCCCAAGGTTCAGTGTCTCTACCGCcgcctcatcgccatcgcccccTGGGCCAAGTACGAGCTCAAGAACCAAAAGTTCGAAAagtcggccgccgaggagctcctcgcccCCTGGGCCGAGGACGGACAGCAGCCGGACTACGTTGTCGATGCCATCGACAACATCGACACCAAGGTTGCCCTGCTCAAGTACTGTCACGACAACAAGATCCCCGTCATCTCCAGTATGGGGGCAGGTGCCAAGGGCGATCCTACTCGTGtcaacgtcggcgacatcggAGCCAGCACGGACGACGGACTCTCGAGAGCTACGCGCAGGAAGCTGAAGCTGCAAGGCGTCACTGGCGGAATCCCCGTTGTCTACTCGACTGAGGTGGCTGGCGAGGGCAAGGCCGCTCTCCTGCCGCTATCCGAGGAAGAGTTTAAGAAGGGCACTGTCGGCGACCTCAGCGTGCTGCCTACCTTCAGAGTGCGAATCCTCCCTGTCCTCGGAACCATGCCCGCCGTCTTTGGCTACGTCGTCGCAAACCACGTCATTCTCAGCATATCTG GCTACCCCCTTGACTACGTCCCGGCCAAGAACCGCGACAAGCTCTACACGGACATTGTGGCATTTGTGCAGGGCTCAGAGACAAGAATAGTGCACCACCGGTACGGAATCGAGGAGTCCAGGGGCCTCCGCATCCCCATCtccctcggcgacgcggcgttcctggccgaggagctgtGGAAGGGACGCAGCGCCGTCACGGGCCTCATCAACAGACTTGTGCTCGTGCGGTGGCGGAGACCCGAGGGCCCGACAAAGCTGCGCATCGGTGAGGGTGCCGAGGAGCAGAAGTGGTCCAACATCCGCTTCCGCGACCTCGTCTGCATGACGAGGGACGAGGCGCTCCGCCACGAGAAGGAGTACCTCAAGAAGGACGACACGAAGTTGGAGGATCTGTACGATGCCGAGGTGATTGCCCGGATCGAGGAGAGGCTGAAGGAGGCTGTCGAGGTTGAAAAGGATAGACTGTGA
- a CDS encoding Putative small ribosomal subunit protein uS14: MSMFRAKKLDLGCFVNIRTIRDHTKRQVFMEHEPERQALRYIIRNTTLPPRVRAEAQLQLGQMHCYTRPTQIRNRCIMGGKSRGIFSEFKMTRFNFRMQAYEGNLPGVKRASW; the protein is encoded by the exons ATGTCAATGTTTCGtgccaagaagctcgaccTGGGCTGTTTCGTCAACATCCGGACGATTCGTGACCACACGAAGCGCCAGGTCTTCATGGAGCACGAGCCTGAGAG ACAAGCCCTCCGCTACATCATTAGGAACACGACTCTCCCTCCCCGCGTGCGCGCCGAGGCGCAGCTCCAGCTGGGCCAGATGCACTGCTACACCCGGCCGACGCAGATCCGCAACCGCTGCATCATGGGCGGCAAGTCCAGGGGTATCTTCAGCGAATTCAAGATGACGAGG TTCAACTTCCGTATGCAAGCGTACGAGGGCAACCTGCCCGGTGTCAAGAGGGCCAGTTGGTAA
- a CDS encoding Putative pre-mRNA-splicing factor Isy1, helix hairpin bin domain superfamily: MARNSEKAQSMLFRFREAQAADLGIIDIGRTRRPRVITEVDSIPSCEKWRGQVLKEISRKVSKIQDTALSDYQIRDLNDEINKLMREKYMWEVQIRNLGGPNYMRGGGKIYDEQGREIPGGGKGYRYFGRARDLPGVKELFDAARAKATNEKPLETRDDLRKQVDAAYYGYAPDEEDPELLAYELAKEEEAFKHMAKTGKQQPPPNWEPLPGDTGDGKSWELPTLEEVQEELINRRRQKLLDQL, encoded by the exons ATG GCGCGAAATTCGGAAAAAGCGCAGAGCATGCTCTTTCGCTTCCGCGAGGCACAAGCCGCGGATCTGGGCATTATCGACATCGGCCGAACAAGGCGACCAAGAGTGATTACCGAAGTCGATTCGATACCTTCTTGCGAGAAATGGCGCGGCCAGGTGCTCAAGGAGATCTCTCGCAAGGTCTCCAAGATCCAAGACACGGCTCTCAGCGACTACCAGATCCGCGACCTTAacgacgagatcaacaagctCATGCGGGAGAAATACATGTGGGAGGTGCAAATACGGAACCTGGGTGGGCCGAATTACATGCGCGGAGGCGGCAAGATCTACGACGAGCAAGGGCGAGAGATaccgggcggcggcaagggctaCCGCTACTTCGGACGCGCAAGAGACCTGCCTGGTGTCAAGGAGCTGTTCGATgccgcgagggcgaaggcgacgaaCGAGAAGCCTCTGGAGACGAGAGACGACTTGCGAAAACAGGTCGATGCCGCCTACTACGGTTACGCGccagacgaggaggacccGGAGCTGCTCGCCTACGAACTcgccaaggaagaggaggcgtTTAAGCACATGGCGAAGACGGGCAAGCAGCAACCGCCCCCGAACTGGGAGCCATTGCCGGGCGACACGGGCGACGGGAAGAGCTGGGAGCTACCGACGCTGGAGGAGGTGCAGGAGGAGTTGATCAacaggcggcggcagaaATTACTCGACCAGTTATAG
- a CDS encoding Putative ER membrane protein complex subunit 1 encodes MRLTTLLLAASSLVGAVFVDEVGDVDYHHELLGVPQVETTLFHKPRRDDKASLLYTLSDVGVLGAVNPSNGAVVWRQFLTGDITYGGGHLRAAEGEDWVVSAYGNSVHAWNALSGRNAWWIDFAGEIRDLEVMELTENGRKDVLALFEEKDGSTVLRRINGGDGNVVWEFKDGSNTTPLQVSNNIEKIFVVSLYGADGMWAVRVSVHDTLTGKRIDDISLGSKGDVTDKKDVMFVGANSASPIVAWLDSDHTKLKVNVLGTKSKQEFALPFPRTLDVAIHAPHHLNAEPHFLVHSRSADSHKGEVYHVNIKNNAVTKHHELPVLPGLGAFSTSSDGANVWFTRITTDEVSLTASSSHAVLGKWAFKEGSESITAFHAVSEVIKKAADNFAVRCAAVTTLDDWVLVRNGEQAWIRPEGLTGGVAAAFAEIPESADLAKTLEAEAHDNVLSAYIHRVKRHFDDLAYLPDYLASIPQRLISSITGAELFSKTEGLARDAFGFNKIVILVTRRGKLFGVDIGKHGKVIWKLHAAQIPSWDAWDVQGIFVEDAKSQVTVRGYFGEYVVATTDTGKLVDSMPQGSWVQTQSAVVVDSASGPWLAPVGYGGAIGDVPAEWAPTQTVVVRGLKGELKGLTYIIEDGTGKEQVAWEFTPPAGYEIVNVATRNVHDPIASIGRVLGDRTVKYKYLNPNTIVVSAYNAAKLTLNVYLVDSVSGLVLHSATHEGVDGNKNIECTLAENWFVCTFFGEYALKDDAGQPLSGQTLKGNQIVVSDLYESDYVDDRGPLGDAANFSSTEPVDTPTGAPLPSVISQAFILSAPLAALAVTQTRQGITSRHVLGYLPESHAIVGLPRQLLEPRRPVGRDPTPAEMETEGLIKYHPALEIDPRQVISHQRDIIGVKKIITSPTIVESTSLIFAYGVDVFGSRVAPSFTFDILGKGFNKISLISTVLALTVGVAVLGPFVSAQEANKHEMGVERGTVNIANMME; translated from the exons ATGCGCCTTACGACGCTGCTACTAGCAGCTTCAtcgctcgtcggcgccgtgtttgtcgacgaggtcggcgatgtcgatTACCACCACGAACTCCTCGGTGTGCCTCAGGTGGAGACCACCTTGTTCCATAAGCCCCGGCGCGACGACAAGGCTTCTCTGCTCTACACCCTCAGCgatgtcggcgtcctcggagCCGTCAACCCCAGCAatggcgccgtcgtctgGCGCCAGTTTCTGACGGGAGATATCACGTATGGCGGCGGGCACTTGCGTGCCGCCGAAGGCGAGGATTGGGTGGTGTCTGCGTACGGCAACTCGGTGCACGCCTGGAATGCCTTGTCGGGCAGGAACGCGTGGTGGATCGACTTTGCGGGCGAAATCCGGGACCTCGAAGTTATGGAGCTGACGGAGAATGGTCGCAAGGACGTTCTGGCGCTTTTCGAAGAGAAGGACGGCTCTACGGTCCTGAGAAGGATcaatggcggcgacggcaacgtAGTCTGGGAGTTCAAGGACGGGAGTAACACCACACCCCTTCAGGTTTCGAACAACATCGAGAAGATCTTCGTGGTTAGTCTctacggcgccgacggtaTGTGGGCTGTGCGGGTGTCTGTCCACGACACTCTCACTGGCAAGCGCATCGACGACATCAGCCTCGGCAGCAAGGGCGATGTCACGGACAAGAAGGATGTCATGTTTGTGGGTGCCAACTCGGCATCTCCCATTGTTGCCTGGCTCGACAGCGACCACACAAAACTCAAGGTCAATGTTCTGGGCACCAAGTCAAAGCAAGAATTTGCGCTGCCGTTTCCCAGGACACTGGACGTGGCCATTCATGCCCCGCACCACCTCAACGCGGAGCCGCACTTCTTGGTCCACAGCAGATCTGCCGACAGTCACAAGGGCGAGGTTTACCACGTCAACATCAAAAACAACGCGGTCACCAAGCACCATGAGCTGCCTGTGCTTCCGGGCTTGGGCGCTttctcgaccagctcggATGGAGCCAACGTTTGGTTCACGCGCATTACCACGGACGAAGTTAGCCTGACAGCCTCAAGCTCCCACGCTGTTCTCGGAAAGTGGGCCTTCAAGGAAGGCTCTGAGAGCATCACCGCGTTCCATGCTGTTTCTGAGGTCATCAAGAAGGCTGCCGACAACTTTGCTGTTCGCTGtgccgccgtcaccacctTGGACGACTGGGTCTTGGTCCGCAACGGAGAGCAGGCCTGGATTCGTCCCGAAGGCCTCACTGGCGGCGTGGCTGCAGCTTTCGCCGAGATCCCAGAGAGCGCGGACCTGGCCAAGACTCTCGAGGCGGAGGCCCACGACAATGTCTTGTCCGCCTATATCCACCGTGTCAAGCGTCActttgacgacctcgcctACCTGCCGGATTACCTCGCTTCAATTCCCCAGCGTCTGATCAGTAGCATTACCGGAGCCGAGCTCTTCTCCAAGACGGAAGGGCTCGCCCGTGATGCCTTTGGTTTCAACAAGATCGTCATCCTGGTAACCCGACGAGGCAAGCTTTTCGGCGTTGACATTGGCAAGCACGGCAAAGTTATCTGGAAGCTCCATGCCGCCCAGATCCCTTCATGGGATGCTTGGGACGTCCAGGGAATATTTGTTGAGGATGCCAAGTCTCAAGTCACTGTTCGCGGTTACTTCGGAGAGTACGTGGTTGCCACGACGGACACCGGAAAGCTGGTTGATTCCATGCCCCAAGGATCTTGGGTTCAGACTCAAtctgctgtcgttgtcgataGCGCATCCGGCCCGTGGCTTGCCCCCGTTGGctacggcggcgccatcggtGATGTTCCCGCTGAGTGGGCGCCGACTCagaccgtcgtcgttcgCGGCCTCAAGGGTGAGCTCAAGGGCCTGACTTACATCATCGAGGATGGCACTGGCAAGGAGCAGGTTGCTTGGGAGTTTACCCCCCCTGCTGGCTACGAGATCGTCAACGTTGCCACGCGCAATGTCCATGATCCCATTGCCTCTATCGGACGCGTCCTCGGTGACAGAACGGTCAAGTACAAATACCTGAACCCCAACACCATCGTTGTTTCTGCGTACAATGCCGCCAAGTTGACTCTCAACGTCTACCTTGTTGACTCGGTGTCGGGTCTTGTCCTTCACTCGGCTACCCATGAAGGCGTTGACGGCAACAAGAACATCGAATGCACTCTGGCCGAGAACTGGTTCGTGTGCACCTTCTTCGGAGAGTACGCCCTCAaggacgatgccggccagcCCCTCTCTGGACAAACCCTCAAGGGGAATCAGATTGTAGTCTCCGACCTGTACGAGAGCGACTACGTCGATGACCGGGGCCCTCTGGGCGACGCTGCAAACTTCTCCTCGACCGAGCCTGTCGACACTCCTACTGgcgcccctctcccctcgGTTATCAGCCAGGCCTTTATTCTCTCTGCTCCCCTCGCTGCCCTGGCCGTCACCCAGACGCGCCAGGGTATCACCAGTCGTCACGTCCTCGGCTACCTCCCCGAGTCCCATGCTATCGTCGGACTTCCGCGCCAGCTCCTTGAGCCCCGCCGGCCTGTGGGACGTGACCCGACCCCAGCCGAGATGGAGACCGAAGGCCTGATCAAGTACCACCCGGCCTTGGAGATCGACCCTAGGCAGGTCATTTCCCACCAGCGCGACATCATCGGCGTCAAGAAGATCATCACCTCGCCCACCATCGTAGAGAGCACCAGCCTGATCTTCGCGTACGGTGTTGATGTGTTTGGCAGCCGTGTAGCCCCCAGCTTCACGTtcgacatcctcggcaaGGGCTTCAACAAAATCAGCCTTATTTCGACCGTCCTCGCGCTCACGGTTGGCGTCGCCGTGTTGGGACCTTTCGTGA GTGCGCAAGAAGCAAACAAACATGAGATGGGCGTAGAAAGAGGCACTGTTAATATAGCAAATATGATGGAATAG